The genome window CGTGTCTCGAAGGCTGAAAGCATCTCGTAGTCGGTTTTCAACGCCTGGTGGAGGCGGGCATTCTCGATAGCCAGGGCGCTGATGTCCGAGATGGCGTTGAGGAATTCCTTCTCGGCATCTTCGAAGGAGTGCTTCTCCCCGGTGTAAACGCGCATGATGCCGATTATCCGCTGATCCGTACGCAGTGGGGCCACCAGCATGGAAACGATGCCCTCCTCGCGCGCGGCGTCCGGGTACTGGAAACGGTCGTCGCAGCAGACATCCTCTATCTCCACCACCTCGCCCTGCAGGGCCAGACGATCCACACCGCTTTTCTCAACCTCCACCGGCCCCTTGCGCAGATAGTCGCGGGAAAGGCCGTAAGAAGCAGACGCCTTCAGATACTTGCCGCTGCGGTCCAGCAGGCGCAGGGTGCTCCCTTTGACGCCCATGCTGATGACGGTTTCTTTCACGATGGCGGCGATGACCTCCGCGGGCTCGAGGGTCGAGTTGATAGCCTTCACGGCGTGCACCACGGAGCGGTAGTAGCTCTCGTAACGGTCCATGGAAATCCTCCTGAGATGGGGGGCTTTGGATGAGTGATTCTATTCAATGCCACAGTAACGCGTCGTGCGTGTCGGATGCAAGGCGGATGGAGAAAATAGTGGCGGGTATGCTACAGGGAGCATAAATGCAGGATCTTCGGTATGTCGGGCATCTGTGTCGAGTGGCTCCGCAGGAGTGCTGCAGTTCTCGATATCGGGAATTATTACTGGGCGCAGAAAATTCTTACATTTTCGCGCCCCAGTAATATAATGCAAGAATGTTCTGCTCCCGGAAACACCATGTACGCCTTCGTTTCCGAAAAAGCGACGAGGGGTGAGGCAAAAAAAGGAACGACGGCCGGGGCCAATCCCCGACCGCCGCTCTCTTCTTGGCGCACCGTTCACCTATATTGAAAACCCGCTGCGTTCGAAGAGAAGCGCAGGGGCATTTCTCAGCAGTTGCATTCCTTTTTCTGCATGAATTTCGGGTGGACGTAATCGCTGATGTCGTTGCCGAAATGGACGTAAAGGTCCTCTTCGCCGGCAACGGGAATCCAGAAGCCGTCCAGGAACTTGTTCTGCCCGGGCGCATAGGCCGCCTTGCGACGGCTCTCGCCCGAGCGCAGGGCCAGATCGGCCAGACATCCGGGGCAGGGCTTGTCGCTGGGGTACAATGAGTGGCACTTGAGTCCGGCATCCAGGCCGAGGCCTCTGGCAGCCTCATTCACGGCCAGAATGTCCCGGTTGGCGTGGATCAGCATCACTGGCTCGGGATACAGATCCCACATCATGAAGAATGCATCGACAACGTCCTGCTTGACTGCAACCATCTTACGTCTCCTTGCGTTCGCGCCCAAAGCGGGTGGTTTTTCAGAACATACAGGTCTGGATGAGAAAATCATTGCAGGGAGGCAACAAAATGTATCGGAATGTTTCGCCGCCGTGGCGCGAGGCCCTGAAACATTTTGATACACTCTGTTTCGCAGGTGAAAAGCATTGTATGGCCGTTAGTGGTTGAAGGGGTCATGGTTTTTCTCTCCTGAAAGGCCATCCACCATGCATCTTCAACCAAGGAGTCCCGTATGAAGACCAAGACTATGGCATTGTGGGCCGTGTTGCTCATAGCGGCGGTCGGTCTGGGCGCCTGCGCCCGTTATTCCGCCATGAAAGGACCGTTCAAGGACGACGCCATCAACCCTGCATTCGTGGATCATGTTGTTGAGAAGACAGAAAGGGAGCTGGACCTCACGACCTATCAGTCGGACAGGTTCAGAGCGCTTGTGGAGAAAGGGTTGACGTCGATGCTGGAGCAACGCCCCCAGAAAGAGGCTGTTGGCCGCGACCTGGCGCTTATGCTGCGGCAGGAGCACTTGAGCAAAAAAGAAGTGGCGCAGCTGCTCAACCGAAAAGGATCACTCATTCGCACCGTGCTGGACAATACGATGGACGATTTCATAGCGTGGCACGCATTGCTGGACGATGCCCAGCGCAACGAGCTGGCGGAGCTCGTGCTGCGACACGAGCAGGGCCCTCACGGGTTATGAGGCATATGATTTCGGCGGCTGCTGGACCTCTCTGCCGCAGCCACGCAGCCGCGAAATCATGTCCTGAATCGGGATGACCATGGCGGAAACCATTCTTCTCATCGAAGACGATCTCAAGTTGCAGAAGCTCCTGAAGGAGTACCTCGGGTCGTTCGGCTTCGAGCTGCACGCCGAAGCGCATCCGGAGGACGGGTTGCAGGCGCTGGAACGCATCAAGCCAAGCCTGGTCATCCTGGATGTGATGCTGCCGGGCATGAACGGGTTCGAGGTGTGCCGGCGCATTCGCCAGGAATCGAGCATCCCCGTGGTGATGCTCACCGCGCGGGGCGAGGTGCCGGACCGGGTTGCGGGGCTGGAGATCGGCGCGGACGACTACATCCTCAAACCCTTCGAACCGCGTGAGCTGGTCGCACGCATCCAGACGGTGCTGCGCCGCGGCAGGGGGGCGCCGGCCCGGCAGGGGACGTTCGGCAGACTCCGTGTGGATTTCGAGGCCCGCACAGCCTATCTTGACGACCGAGACCTTTCGTTGACCACCAGTGAGTTCAACGCCCTTGCGGTAATGGCCCGGAACGCCGGCAAGGTCGTGAGCCGCGATGTCCTGATGCAGGAACTGCGGGGTCTGGACACGGAATCTTTCAACCGTTCCGTGGACATAGCCATGAGCCGGTTGCGACACAAGCTCGGCGACAACCCCAAATTTCCGGAATTCATAAAGACAGTGTGGGGCGAGGGGTACATGCTCCTGGCTCCGGATCCGGGCGATGCTTGATTTTCTAAAGCGGTGCGCCCGCTCTCTGTTCACCAGGCTCGCGCTGATCCTCATTCTTGCCGCGGTCGCGCTCCACATAGTCACCGGCGAGCTGTTCTTCCGATTCCAGCACGACCGGGACACGGCCCTCCGCCGCAACCTGGTGCAGTATGCGCACTTTCTTGCGCAGGAGCTGGGAGATCCTCCGGATCGCCAACGCGCCCACGAGTTGGGCGAACAGCTCATGATGCGCATTTCCGCGGACGGGCCCGAGCAATGGACGGCGGGTCTGGAGCCGAGCCGCTTTCCCGCGGAGCGTCTGCGGCAAATGCTGACGAGCGGCAACGTGGAGGTCGCGGGCGTTCACGGATACAGCCGCATTCGCGTGCGAACCGGGCCGGAATCCTCGCTGACGTTCGACATATTCCCCTCGCCGGCGGAACGGCAGGACAGATACAGCTTCAGGCTGATATTCCTCGGCGTGATGTGCTTCATCCTGCTCACGGCGTATATCCTGATGCGCTACCTCCTGCGGCCTGTGCGCTGGCTCACCGAGGGCGCAGCCTCCGTGCGCGATGGATGCCTGAGTTGCCGGGTTTCCGAGAAGAGCAGCGGCGAACTGCATGACCTGACCCACACCTTCAACCAGATGGTCGCGCGCCTGGAACGTGTGATGCAATCGCAGAAAGGGTTGCTGCTGGCTGTAAGCCACGAGTTGCGAACGCCGCTGACCCGATTGAAGTTGCAGTTGGAAATGATGGGCGACAAATCCGCTGCTCAAGCCATGCAGGAGGACGTGCATGAAATGGAGCTGCTCATCAACTCGATTTTGGAGGCAGCCCGCATGCAGCACGATGTCAGCGCACTGAAACGAGAGAAGACGGACATGGTTGCGTTGCTGGCGGATACTGTTCGGCGCTTTGCGGGTCAGCCGCCAGGGGTGGTTGTGGACCTGCCGGCCGGACAACTCTGGGCCGAGGTGGACCAGGACCGCGTGGCCATCCTCGTCAGCAACCTGCTGGATAACGCGCTCAAGTATTCCGGGCAGGACGCCGAACCGGTGGAGCTGCATTGCGCTTCCGAGAACGGCGATATCGTCATTACCGTGCGGGACCACGGCATCGGTATACCGGAGGAGGCCGTGGACCGTCTGTTTGAGCCGTTTTTCCGGGTGGACGAGTCGCGCACCAGGGAAAGCGGAGGTTACGGTCTGGGCCTCAGCCTCTGCCAGGCCATCGTCAGGGCGCACGGCGGCGACATCGCCATAGAGTCCCGGCCGGGCGCAGGAACGACGATTACCGTAACACTGCCCGCAGCAGGGTGAGGAAAAGCACCACAGGTTCTCATGTGTCCCTGCGGCTTCAGCGTGCCTGTTCGGAGGTTGAATATCATTGCGTATCCTCCTCTGTGCGGGACGTGCCCCTTCTTGGCTGCAGAATACAATAGCTACTGGTGAGATAGATGCTGGAACGGTTGCCACAGGCAAAGAGGGCCTGGTCAATGGGCAATGCATACATTGCAACGTTTACAGCGTGAGGAAATCGATGTAGCGGAGAGTTTGGTTGTAGGATCCAGGACTCCATGAAATGAGGAGCAGATGCCAAACAGAATAGAATTCAGACTCTCCTGCGCAGGTCGGAAAGAACTTGTCTACGCAATATATCCCGGGACGAATTCATTCGAGACGAATGTTGCGCTGAATCGTGAAGATTTTCATATCCCGCCATGCAGAAAGGGGTACTCTGATCAATGCCTTTCAGCGTTGAACATGCTGCCCATAATAGTGTGGTTCAAGAAAGCCATCTCGTTTGACGAAGTCACGTTGAAGTTGTGTCGGAATAACTTTTGTGCATTCAATACATTGCCGTTGTCGAACGCTGGATTCATTCTGTCGTTCTACGCCCTGGTGTTTTCCGATTGTCCATGCTTTTCTCGATATCGTTATGTTATTGAGAATACACGAATCAGTCTGGATGCCAAAAGCTTCATGTTCATATTGCTGACGAGTTCTGCAATGCATGAGCTGTTCGAGTCAGATTCTACGACAATGGCCAAGGTGATTCACGACGTGAAGCATTCCATTCGCGATATCAAGGAAACTTTGCATGATGTCATACAATTTTCCAAATCTATAACTGAAAAAGACGCCATGGTTAACTCATTGGTGAGCATCTTCAACCTGAACATGTTCGCAGAGATGTCTCTGGAACAGTTGATCAGGGATATACGCAGGAATTACTTCGATGGCCAACCCGGAACTACGCCTATACGACATTAATGCGTCGGCAGATGTACATCATTGCTGCGGTTTTGTGATTTCAAGGGCTTTTCGCGACAGCGCCTCTGAGCGCGCTCCTCAAAGGCTTCGAGCCACCCCTGCGTTCGGGGGTGCCCGGCTCTCAAGGCTTCGCAATGGAAGTTGTTTATGGTATGACCGCGCATCGTTTAGCTTGGACGTGTTTATAGTCCGTGAAATTCCGGTTTGATCCTGTGTACGCGATAGAAAAGGTGTGACGGCGTGACGCTCGATTCGATTCTTTCCATTGCGGCCCTTATCGGGATAGCCATCTCGGTTCTGGCCGCATACAAGCATGATGCCAGGCTGCAAGCGAAGCATAGCGATGTGAAGTCCTACAAGTGGGGATACTTCCTCGGCTATTTCAGCATCATTCCCTTTACCATGCTCCTGATCATCGTGGAGATTGCCAAAGTGTATTCAGATCAGCAACCGAGCGAAGACGTTCAGGAGTTGCTGAATTATACGATCCCGTATGGGATTCTGGGCATCTTCGTGATTCTGCGTTTTCGGTTGGCCCTCATCCTCCATACGCTCTATCTGATGAATCCGGTGATATGGATCATCAACGGCTTTTATCTGAAGAACAGATGGCATGAACTCAAGAAGGTCATGAGCGTAGGCCGGAAGGATTCCGAATCGTAGCGCTGGCCGACACGCGACGCCCAGTCATCTTCTGGCCGGATTCAACCCAGGTTCTCCGGGCCGGCCAACGACTACAAAGGAGGCGGGAGTCCGGGCATGCGAACGTCACGCCGAGACTGCATCGGACACTCCGGCGTATTACCGTTCAGGACTGACCGCGAGTGTGCACTTGCTGTCGTGCAAACGCAGAGGGCCGGGCTCGCCCCCCTTTCGAAGCGACAGCCGCTGTGCCGCGTTCTGCTGACTACCCCGCTGCCTTGGCCAACTCTTCGCGAAGCATTCCCCTGAACAGCGGGATCTTGTAGCCGTTCTTGCTCATGGGCTTGGCGTCGGCCACGGCGGTCTCCACGGCCTCGGCAATGCTATCCGCCCTGAGCTCCTTGTCGATTATTGCCTCCTCCAGCTTCCGGCAGCGCCACGGGATGGGCGCGGCGCCGGAGTATACGGCGCGACCGGAAACCACGGTCTTGCCATCCATGGCCAGAGCCAGAGCCACGCCGGCTAGGGCGAAGTCCCAGGCTCGGCGGGCGCGGACTTTGCGGTACGTGTTGTGGAAGCGGGGCGCCTCGGGCGGCGCGGGGATGTCCACGGACACGATGAACTCGTCGCGCTCGATTGTGGTTTCGCGGGTGGGGTCGTCCTCCGGCAGCACGAAGATGTCTGCGAGCTTCTCTGTGCGCTGGCCGCCGGGGCCCAAGATGGTCACGGAGGCGTCCAGCGCCATGAGCGCCGGCGCAGTGTCCGACGGATGCACGATGAAGCAGTTCTGGCCGCCGAAGATGCAGTGGAACTGGTTCTCCCCGCCTACGGCATAGCAGATCGGCCCACCTTTGCGGATGCAGTCGAACTCGCCGCGGTAGTACCAGCAGCGGGGTTTCTGGCAGATGTTGCCGCCGATGGTGCCCTGGTTGCGCAGCTGCGGACTGCCCACCTCGGAGGCCGCCTGGGCCAGGCCGGGAAAGCGCGCCTGCACGAGCTCGCTCTCTGCGATATCGGTCAGGGTGGTCATGGAACCTATCCGCAGCCCGCCGCCGTTCGTCTCCTGAACGCCGGAAAGCTCCCCGGCGAGGGCGGAAAGCGAAACGATCTTGTCGACGCGCACGATGTGTTCGCGCAGGCAGGTGAGCAGGTCGGAACCTCCGCCGTGGACCATTGCGCCTTCGGTTCTGAGGGCATCCACGGCGTCGGCCACGGACTTGGGCCGGGCGTATTCGAAGGGTGCGAACATGGCGAGGCTCCTTGCGGTCAGGTCTTGTCGGCGATTCTGGCCGCCAAGGTCGAGGGGTTGATGGGGGTTTCGAACATGCGCACGCCCACGGCGTCGTAGACCGCGTTGGCGATTGCCGATGCCGTGGGCACGGTGACGGGTTCGCCAAGTCCTTTTGCGCCGGTGCTGTTGGCCTGGTCGTCCGGCATCTCAATGGGCTCGGAGACGGTGTCCGGAGCGACATCAAGCGCGGTGGGCAGCTTGTAGTCGTGCCAGTTCCTGTTGCAGAGTTTGCCGGTCCTGGAGTCCAGCACGCGCATCTCCGTGGCGGCCAGTCCTATGCCCATGGCGATGCCGCCGATCACCTGGCAGTCGTACGTGAGGCGGTCCATGACGCGGCCGGATTCATGGGCGGCCACGAAGCGCAGCAGATCGACCTCGCCGGTCAGGGTGTTCACTTCCACTTCGCAGAACTGCGCACCGAACGGGACCACGACCTTGTCCTCGGGGTTGGGTTTCTTGTGGCCCACACCGATGACGACTTTCTGCGTTGCCAGCCGGCTGAGCGCAGTGATGTCCACGGAATTGGACGAATCTCCTTTGGTGTGGATGGCGCGGCCGGCGAAGACGAGGTTCTCCGGTGATTCTTCCAGATCTTCCGCAGCCATTTCCATGAGCTGCTCCTTGACCTTGAGGCAGGCCATGCGCACGGCCGGAGATTCGCTCGGCACGGTCTTGGAGCCGCCGGAAGGCGGCGTGTATTGAGTGGTGCCGGTGTCCGCGTTTTCAATCTGTACGGAGTCGTGGTCCACACCCATTTCCTCGGCCACCACCAGGGCCATGATTGTCTTGGTGCCGGTGCCGATGTCGGAAGCGCCCATGTTGAGGTTCACGGAACCGTCGGCAAAGAGTCTGACCACCACGGTGGAGGGCGGCCAGCCGCCGCCCACGAACCAGTTGCAGGCGGCCATGCCCACGCCGCGCCGCACCGTCGCGTTCTTGTCCTGAGCGGCGGTGCGCTTCCTGGACTCCTGCCAGCCGAAGACCTCGGCGCCTTTCCTGATACACTCTG of Oceanidesulfovibrio indonesiensis contains these proteins:
- a CDS encoding FAD binding domain-containing protein, which translates into the protein MFAPFEYARPKSVADAVDALRTEGAMVHGGGSDLLTCLREHIVRVDKIVSLSALAGELSGVQETNGGGLRIGSMTTLTDIAESELVQARFPGLAQAASEVGSPQLRNQGTIGGNICQKPRCWYYRGEFDCIRKGGPICYAVGGENQFHCIFGGQNCFIVHPSDTAPALMALDASVTILGPGGQRTEKLADIFVLPEDDPTRETTIERDEFIVSVDIPAPPEAPRFHNTYRKVRARRAWDFALAGVALALAMDGKTVVSGRAVYSGAAPIPWRCRKLEEAIIDKELRADSIAEAVETAVADAKPMSKNGYKIPLFRGMLREELAKAAG
- a CDS encoding response regulator transcription factor, producing MAETILLIEDDLKLQKLLKEYLGSFGFELHAEAHPEDGLQALERIKPSLVILDVMLPGMNGFEVCRRIRQESSIPVVMLTARGEVPDRVAGLEIGADDYILKPFEPRELVARIQTVLRRGRGAPARQGTFGRLRVDFEARTAYLDDRDLSLTTSEFNALAVMARNAGKVVSRDVLMQELRGLDTESFNRSVDIAMSRLRHKLGDNPKFPEFIKTVWGEGYMLLAPDPGDA
- a CDS encoding DUF6901 family protein, producing the protein MPNRIEFRLSCAGRKELVYAIYPGTNSFETNVALNREDFHIPPCRKGYSDQCLSALNMLPIIVWFKKAISFDEVTLKLCRNNFCAFNTLPLSNAGFILSFYALVFSDCPCFSRYRYVIENTRISLDAKSFMFILLTSSAMHELFESDSTTMAKVIHDVKHSIRDIKETLHDVIQFSKSITEKDAMVNSLVSIFNLNMFAEMSLEQLIRDIRRNYFDGQPGTTPIRH
- a CDS encoding GAF domain-containing protein; the encoded protein is MDRYESYYRSVVHAVKAINSTLEPAEVIAAIVKETVISMGVKGSTLRLLDRSGKYLKASASYGLSRDYLRKGPVEVEKSGVDRLALQGEVVEIEDVCCDDRFQYPDAAREEGIVSMLVAPLRTDQRIIGIMRVYTGEKHSFEDAEKEFLNAISDISALAIENARLHQALKTDYEMLSAFETRIFED
- a CDS encoding HAMP domain-containing sensor histidine kinase produces the protein MLDFLKRCARSLFTRLALILILAAVALHIVTGELFFRFQHDRDTALRRNLVQYAHFLAQELGDPPDRQRAHELGEQLMMRISADGPEQWTAGLEPSRFPAERLRQMLTSGNVEVAGVHGYSRIRVRTGPESSLTFDIFPSPAERQDRYSFRLIFLGVMCFILLTAYILMRYLLRPVRWLTEGAASVRDGCLSCRVSEKSSGELHDLTHTFNQMVARLERVMQSQKGLLLAVSHELRTPLTRLKLQLEMMGDKSAAQAMQEDVHEMELLINSILEAARMQHDVSALKREKTDMVALLADTVRRFAGQPPGVVVDLPAGQLWAEVDQDRVAILVSNLLDNALKYSGQDAEPVELHCASENGDIVITVRDHGIGIPEEAVDRLFEPFFRVDESRTRESGGYGLGLSLCQAIVRAHGGDIAIESRPGAGTTITVTLPAAG